The genomic window GCGGGTGACAGCGCGTTGGCGACCATCTCGGCGGGGTCGTCCGACCAGTCGACGATGTCGATCTTCTCGCCGTGCAGCTCGGCCATGACGTTGCGCACACGGCTGCCCATCGGGCCGATGCAGGCACCCTTGGGATTGAGGCCGGCCCGGGTCGAACGAACCGCGATCTTGGTGCGGTGTCCGGCCTCGCGGGCGATGGCCTCGATGACGACGGAACCGTCCGCGATCTCCGGGACCTCCAGCGCGAAGAGCTTCTTCACGAGGTTCGGGTGGGTGCGCGAGAGCGTGACGGAAGGACCGCGCACACCCTTGGCCACCCGGACGACATACGTGCGCAGCCGCAGGCCGTGGGTGTACTCCTCGCCGGGCACCTGCTCCTGCACCGGCAGGATCGCTTCCAGCTTGCCGATGTCGACCAGGACGTTCTTCGGGTCCTTGCCCTGCTGGACCAGGCCCGTCACGACGTCGCCCTCGTGGCCGGCGTACTCACCGAACGTGCGGTCGTCCTCGGCGTCGCGCAGCCGCTGCAGGATGACCTGCTTGGCCGTCGTCGCGGCGATGCGGCCGAAGCCGGACGGGGTGTCGTCGAACTCCTTGGGCTCCTGGCCCTCTTCGAGCTCGGCCGGGTCGTCCTTCGCCCACACCGTGACGTGGCCGTTGGCGTCCAGTTCGACGCGCGCACGGCGGTGGCTGCCCTCGGTGCGGTGGTACGCGATGAGGAGGGCCGACTCGATCGCCCCGACGAGCACGTCGAAGGGGATCTCCTTGTCCTGCGCCAAGCCCTTCAGAAGCTTCACATCGATGTCCACGGCTACGCCTCCTCTTCCTTCTTGTCCTTGCGGTTGAATTCGATCTCCACGCGGGCCTTCGCGATCTCGTCGAAGGCGACACGGCGCGCCGTGGGCTTGCGGCCCTTGACGCCCGGCACATCGAGATCGAGTCCCTCGTCGTCCACCCCGAGGATGCGGGCCACCAGTTCGCCGCCGTCACCCAGGGTGAGTCTCGCGAGCCGGCCGGTGGCGCGGACGTAGTGGCGGTGCTCGGTCAACGGGCGGTCGGCGCCCGGAGAGCTCACCTCGAGGACGTACTCGCCCTCTCCCATCACGTCGGTCTCGTCCAGCGTCGTGGAGATGGTGCGGCTGAGCTCCGCACAGGTGTCGAGCTCCACGCCGTCCTCGGAGTCCACGATCACCCGCAGCACCTGACGGCGGCCCGCCCGGGACAGCTCGATCTCCTCGAGGTCCAGCTCCTGGGCGTCGACGAGGGGCTCCAGCAGTTCGCGCAGCCTGTCGCTCTGGGTGGTGCTCATCCGGGTGACTCCTCGGCCGCGTGTGCTGTTGTGTGGATCGTCGCGTGTCGGATCAAAGGGTATCCGGTCCGCAGGGGTGTTGCCGTCCGCCTCCCGCCCCACCGCGGGTACGCTCACCCCCGGTGATCACTTCAGGTCAGAAACTGTCAAAAACCAGGCCGAAGGAGACAAGTGCACCGGACGGGGACGACGCGCAGGGGGGCGCTCACCGCTACGGGGGCCTTCGCCCTGGGGGCGGTGCTGACCGGGTGCGGGAGCGGGCCGGACGAGCCACGGACCCCCCGCGCACAGGCGGAGGCGGTCTCGCTCCGGGCACGGAGCACACTGAGGGCCACCGCCGCCCGGGCCGGGGTCTCCCTGCTCGCCCGCTACGACCAGGTCGCCGCCGCACATCCCCTGACGGAGGCCGGGCTCGCACCCCTGAGGGCCGCCGTGGGAGCACACCTGGCCGCGCTCGGCGGGCCGCCGAAGGGCGGCCCGCCCGCCCCCGCCCCGCCGGCTCCTCCCACCGACGCGAAGGCGGCGCTGCGCGAGCTGGCGGCCCAGGAGCGGCGGGTGGCGGACGAACGCGCCGCGGCCCTCCTGGAGGCCGATTCCGAACTGGCCAGGCTGCTGGCCTCCATCGCCGCGGCCGGCGCCGCCAACGCGTATCTGCTGACCGAACTGGCCAAGGAGACCCCGGCATGACACAGGAGGCCGACAGCCCCGGCAGCACGGAGCCGCTGACCGCCGCGCAGGCCGCACTCGCCGCCGAGCACGCCGCGGTCTACGGGTACGGGGCCCTGGGCGGCAGGCTGGACGGCGCCCGCCGCGGCGACGCGACAGCGGCCGTCGACGCCCACCGCGCCCGGCGCGACGCGCTCACCCGGACCGTGCGTGACCTCGGCGGCACACCGGTGGCGGCGGACGCCGCGTACGCCCTGCCCTTCGCGGTCCGGGACCCGGCCTCCGCGATGCGGCTGGCGGCCGTGCTGGAGGAGCGGGTCGCGGGCGTCTACTCCGATCTCGTACGGGCCGCACGGGGGCCGCTGCGGCAGGACGCCGCGGGTGCGCTCCGGGAGGCCGCGGTGCGTGCGGTGCGGTGGCGCGGGTCCGGCGTAGCCTTTCCTGGGCTCGCGGAGAAGGCCGACTCCCCGGACACCACGGCGGAGGCGGGCTCCACGGGTGTCACGCACTGAGGAAGCTCTGAAAGGGAACAAGGCACGTATGGGTTTCGAACCGCCGCAGCGTCTGGTGCGAGCGCTCGGCGAGACGTACGGGGACACGGCCGCCGCCGAGTGGCTCGGCCGGCTCCCCGCACTCACCGGCAAAGCGATGTCCGCAGCGGGGCACCGGGTCACCCTCGACCGGGTCGTCGCACCCGGGGGACGCAGCAGTCTCGTCCTCCTGGTGCACCGGGAGGACGGAACGCCCGCCGTCCTGAAGGTGGCGCCCGCGGGCGCCGCACCCGCACTCGAACGGGCCGCTCTCGCGCACTGGAACGGCTGGGGCGCCGTCGAGCTCCTGACCGG from Streptomyces sp. NBC_01341 includes these protein-coding regions:
- the nusA gene encoding transcription termination factor NusA, which translates into the protein MDIDVKLLKGLAQDKEIPFDVLVGAIESALLIAYHRTEGSHRRARVELDANGHVTVWAKDDPAELEEGQEPKEFDDTPSGFGRIAATTAKQVILQRLRDAEDDRTFGEYAGHEGDVVTGLVQQGKDPKNVLVDIGKLEAILPVQEQVPGEEYTHGLRLRTYVVRVAKGVRGPSVTLSRTHPNLVKKLFALEVPEIADGSVVIEAIAREAGHRTKIAVRSTRAGLNPKGACIGPMGSRVRNVMAELHGEKIDIVDWSDDPAEMVANALSPARVSMVEVVDLGARSARVTVPDYQLSLAIGKEGQNARLAARLTGWRIDIRPDTETDAERDVADRERAERARERSERG
- the rimP gene encoding ribosome maturation factor RimP; protein product: MSTTQSDRLRELLEPLVDAQELDLEEIELSRAGRRQVLRVIVDSEDGVELDTCAELSRTISTTLDETDVMGEGEYVLEVSSPGADRPLTEHRHYVRATGRLARLTLGDGGELVARILGVDDEGLDLDVPGVKGRKPTARRVAFDEIAKARVEIEFNRKDKKEEEA
- a CDS encoding ferritin-like domain-containing protein; the encoded protein is MTQEADSPGSTEPLTAAQAALAAEHAAVYGYGALGGRLDGARRGDATAAVDAHRARRDALTRTVRDLGGTPVAADAAYALPFAVRDPASAMRLAAVLEERVAGVYSDLVRAARGPLRQDAAGALREAAVRAVRWRGSGVAFPGLAEKADSPDTTAEAGSTGVTH